A portion of the Natronococcus sp. AD-5 genome contains these proteins:
- the chrA gene encoding chromate efflux transporter produces the protein MTEDGVDKETPTDSAAAATGVSSRDVSFREAVWVWVQVAAYSFGGPAGQIAVMHKLLVSRKRWISERRFLHAMNYTMLLPGPEAQQLATYVGWLLHRTKGGLVAGTLFILPGFVSILLLSVLYAEFGELTAVEAIFFGLQAAVLAIVVEAVIRIGERALENAFMVAIAVGAFVGIFVFDVLFPFIVLAAAIVGVLGYRAFPDAFTVTTGHDADDESGAVIDAAVEAAPARPSTGRAIRVAAIWLTLWFAPLSAMYVALGSDHIFVREGIFFSQVAVVVFGGAYAVLAYIAQEAVVTYGWLEPGEMIDGLGMAETTPGPLIQVVQFVGFMGAYRNPGGLDPLVAGVLGSVVVTWVTFVPCFLFIFLGAPYIEYLRGRESLSAALSAITAAVVGVILNLALWFALHVLFGELRTYDEYGMSLLVPVLETIDLAAVLIAVGSFVLVFLFDQGMFRTLAAAMAAGVAYHFVVLPVA, from the coding sequence ATGACCGAGGACGGGGTCGATAAGGAGACGCCGACCGATTCGGCGGCCGCTGCGACGGGCGTCTCGAGCCGCGACGTCTCCTTTCGCGAGGCGGTGTGGGTCTGGGTGCAGGTCGCCGCGTACAGCTTCGGCGGGCCGGCCGGCCAGATCGCCGTGATGCACAAGCTGCTCGTCTCCCGAAAGCGCTGGATCAGCGAGCGGCGATTCCTCCACGCGATGAACTACACCATGCTGTTACCCGGGCCGGAGGCCCAGCAGCTCGCGACCTACGTCGGCTGGTTGCTCCACCGGACGAAAGGCGGGCTCGTCGCCGGAACGCTCTTCATCCTCCCCGGATTCGTCTCCATCCTCCTCCTCAGCGTGCTCTACGCCGAGTTCGGGGAGCTGACGGCGGTCGAGGCGATCTTCTTCGGCCTCCAGGCGGCGGTGCTCGCCATCGTCGTCGAAGCGGTGATCCGAATCGGCGAGCGAGCGCTCGAGAACGCGTTCATGGTCGCCATCGCGGTCGGGGCGTTCGTCGGGATCTTCGTCTTCGACGTCCTGTTTCCGTTCATCGTCCTCGCGGCGGCGATCGTCGGCGTCCTCGGTTACCGCGCGTTCCCGGACGCTTTCACCGTTACCACGGGTCACGACGCCGACGACGAGAGCGGCGCCGTCATCGACGCCGCGGTCGAGGCGGCGCCCGCCCGTCCGTCGACCGGCAGGGCGATCAGGGTGGCCGCGATCTGGCTCACGCTCTGGTTCGCTCCGCTGTCGGCAATGTACGTCGCCCTCGGCTCGGATCACATCTTCGTTCGGGAGGGGATCTTCTTCAGCCAGGTCGCAGTCGTCGTCTTCGGCGGCGCGTACGCCGTCCTCGCCTACATCGCCCAGGAGGCCGTCGTCACATACGGCTGGCTCGAGCCCGGCGAGATGATCGACGGGCTCGGAATGGCCGAGACGACCCCCGGTCCGCTGATCCAGGTCGTCCAGTTCGTCGGCTTCATGGGCGCCTACCGGAACCCCGGCGGGCTCGACCCGCTCGTCGCCGGCGTGCTTGGATCGGTCGTCGTCACCTGGGTCACGTTCGTCCCCTGCTTCCTCTTTATCTTCCTCGGGGCGCCCTACATCGAGTACCTCCGCGGTCGGGAGTCGCTCTCGGCGGCGCTGTCGGCGATCACCGCCGCCGTCGTCGGCGTCATCCTGAACCTCGCCCTCTGGTTCGCGCTCCACGTCCTCTTCGGGGAGCTCCGAACCTACGACGAGTACGGGATGTCGCTGCTCGTGCCCGTCCTCGAGACGATCGACCTCGCCGCGGTGCTCATCGCGGTCGGCTCCTTCGTCCTCGTCTTTCTGTTCGACCAGGGCATGTTCCGAACGCTGGCCGCGGCGATGGCCGCCGGTGTGGCGTATCACTTCGTAGTGCTCCCGGTCGCGTGA